From the genome of Bradyrhizobium elkanii USDA 76, one region includes:
- a CDS encoding ABC transporter ATP-binding protein has translation MDHLSGYAHRPFPFVLRYLRRRLPSHVVILSAVVAAVACSVGTQYGVKNLVDALSAGPSAANGVWLAFALLMSLIAADNFLWRIASWTASYTFVSVTGDLRRDMFRHLTGHAPSYFTDRLPGMLTSRITATSNAVFTVENMFVWNVLPPCIATFAAITLVGTVSVTMSAVLILIAGTMVVAMFRIAAAGRPLHDDFANRAAAVDGEMVDVINNLPLVRAFCGLGYEHERFDATVNRELVARGRSLRYLEKLRLIHAGVTVILTIAMLAWALSLWQQGAATTGDVVLVCTLGISILSATRDLAVALVDVTQHVARLTEALATLLQPHELKDHPEAEALVKSGAAIAFNNVAFRYPGGLQVFERFSLRIQPGQRVGLVGQSGGGKSTLFTLLQRFYDVEQGNITVDGQDISRVTQQSLRAAISVVPQDISLFHRSILENIRYGRPDATDDEVLRAAIAARCDFIESLPEGMNTIVGDRGVKVSGGQRQRIAIARAFLKDAPILLLDEATAALDAESEEAIREALSRLMRGRTVVAIAHRLATLRSFDRVIVLQGGRIVEDGPPDILVKGRGPYRDLVAREMGRLSTSAA, from the coding sequence ATGGACCATCTGTCAGGATATGCGCATCGCCCGTTTCCCTTTGTGCTGCGCTATCTGCGCCGGCGTCTGCCGTCGCATGTTGTAATTCTGTCAGCCGTTGTTGCGGCGGTTGCCTGTTCGGTAGGCACGCAATACGGCGTCAAGAATCTGGTCGATGCGTTGTCGGCGGGGCCGTCGGCCGCAAACGGCGTATGGCTGGCATTCGCTCTGCTCATGTCGCTGATTGCAGCCGACAACTTCCTGTGGCGGATCGCGAGCTGGACCGCGAGCTACACCTTTGTCAGCGTCACCGGCGATCTTCGCCGCGACATGTTCCGCCATCTCACCGGCCACGCGCCGAGCTATTTCACGGACCGGCTGCCGGGCATGCTGACCAGCCGGATCACGGCGACGTCGAACGCCGTGTTCACCGTCGAGAACATGTTCGTATGGAATGTGTTGCCGCCCTGCATCGCGACCTTCGCGGCAATCACCCTGGTTGGAACCGTCAGCGTGACAATGTCAGCAGTGCTGATCCTGATCGCGGGAACCATGGTTGTAGCCATGTTCCGCATCGCCGCCGCCGGCCGGCCGCTGCACGACGATTTCGCCAACAGGGCTGCCGCCGTGGACGGCGAAATGGTCGACGTCATCAACAACCTCCCGCTGGTGCGCGCGTTCTGCGGCCTCGGCTATGAGCACGAACGCTTCGATGCGACCGTCAATCGGGAACTCGTCGCGCGCGGCCGTTCCCTGCGCTACCTCGAGAAGCTTCGTCTCATTCACGCCGGCGTGACCGTCATTCTGACGATCGCGATGCTGGCCTGGGCGCTCAGTCTCTGGCAGCAGGGCGCGGCGACCACCGGCGACGTGGTGCTGGTGTGCACGCTCGGCATCTCGATCCTCAGCGCCACCCGCGATCTCGCGGTCGCGCTGGTCGACGTCACCCAGCATGTCGCCCGGCTGACCGAGGCGCTGGCGACGCTGCTGCAGCCGCACGAGCTGAAGGACCATCCGGAGGCCGAGGCGCTGGTGAAGAGCGGCGCCGCGATCGCCTTCAACAATGTCGCGTTCCGCTATCCCGGCGGCCTGCAGGTGTTCGAGCGCTTCAGCCTGCGCATCCAGCCCGGCCAGCGGGTCGGCCTGGTCGGCCAGTCGGGTGGTGGCAAGTCAACATTGTTTACCCTTCTGCAGCGCTTCTACGACGTCGAGCAGGGCAACATCACCGTCGACGGCCAGGACATCTCGCGCGTCACCCAGCAGAGCCTGCGCGCGGCAATCTCGGTGGTGCCGCAGGATATCTCGCTGTTCCACCGTTCGATCCTGGAGAACATCCGCTACGGCCGGCCGGACGCCACCGACGACGAGGTGCTGCGGGCGGCGATCGCAGCGCGCTGCGACTTCATCGAATCCTTGCCCGAGGGCATGAACACCATCGTCGGCGACCGCGGCGTCAAGGTCTCCGGCGGCCAGCGCCAGCGGATTGCGATCGCGCGCGCCTTCCTGAAGGACGCGCCGATCCTGCTGCTCGACGAGGCCACCGCGGCGCTCGATGCGGAATCCGAGGAGGCGATCCGCGAGGCGTTGTCGCGGCTGATGCGCGGGCGTACCGTGGTCGCGATCGCGCACCGACTCGCGACGCTGCGCAGCTTCGACCGCGTGATCGTGCTGCAGGGCGGCCGCATCGTCGAGGACGGTCCGCCCGATATTCTCGTGAAGGGAAGGGGCCCCTACCGCGACCTGGTCGCGCGCGAGATGGGCCGCCTCTCCACCAGCGCGGCCTGA
- a CDS encoding glycosyltransferase family 4 protein, whose product MRIAQVAPLTEAVPPKLYGGTERVVHWLTEELVTLGHDVTLFASGDSQTSAKLDATWPKALRLDGSVRDPNALHMVMLERVRQKADDEEFDFLHCHLDYYPWSLFARQPTPFVTTLHGRLDLPEHQPVFNTFSKIPVISISNAQRRPVPQAHWVRTIHHGLPENLLMPQPAKPSYLAVLGRIAPEKGVDRAIKIATRCGIPLKIAAKVDRADQEYYDELIKPLITSNPLVEFIGEISDREKPDFLSGAIGLLVPIDWPEPFGLVMIEAMACGTPVIAYNRGSVPEIIEDGLTGFIVEDEISAISSVGRLGTLNRDAIRKQFETRFTARRMALDYLAAFRSLMEAEPRFKLVASAE is encoded by the coding sequence ATGCGCATCGCGCAGGTTGCCCCGCTGACGGAGGCTGTTCCCCCCAAGCTCTACGGCGGCACCGAACGGGTCGTGCACTGGCTGACCGAAGAACTTGTAACACTTGGACATGACGTGACGTTGTTCGCCAGTGGCGATTCTCAAACCTCCGCGAAGCTCGATGCGACCTGGCCGAAGGCACTGCGGCTCGACGGCTCGGTCCGCGATCCCAATGCGCTCCACATGGTGATGCTGGAACGCGTGCGGCAGAAGGCCGACGACGAGGAGTTCGACTTCCTGCACTGCCATCTCGACTATTATCCGTGGTCGCTGTTCGCGCGGCAGCCGACGCCGTTCGTCACCACGTTGCACGGACGGCTCGACCTGCCGGAGCATCAGCCGGTGTTCAACACCTTCTCCAAGATTCCGGTGATCTCGATCTCCAACGCGCAACGGCGGCCGGTGCCGCAGGCGCATTGGGTGCGCACGATCCATCACGGCCTGCCGGAGAATCTGCTGATGCCGCAACCGGCGAAGCCGTCCTACCTCGCGGTGCTCGGCCGCATCGCGCCGGAGAAAGGCGTCGATCGCGCGATCAAGATCGCCACCCGCTGCGGCATTCCGCTGAAGATCGCGGCCAAGGTCGATCGTGCCGACCAGGAATATTACGATGAGTTGATCAAGCCGCTGATCACCAGCAATCCGCTGGTCGAGTTCATCGGCGAGATCAGCGACCGCGAGAAGCCGGATTTTCTCAGCGGCGCGATCGGGCTCCTGGTTCCGATCGACTGGCCGGAGCCGTTCGGCCTCGTGATGATCGAAGCGATGGCCTGCGGCACGCCCGTCATCGCCTATAACCGCGGCTCGGTGCCGGAGATCATCGAGGATGGCCTGACCGGCTTCATCGTCGAGGACGAGATCAGTGCGATCTCTTCCGTCGGCCGCCTCGGAACGCTCAATCGCGACGCGATCCGCAAGCAGTTCGAGACCCGCTTCACCGCGCGGCGCATGGCGCTCGACTATCTCGCCGCCTTCCGCAGCCTGATGGAAGCCGAGCCGCGCTTCAAGCTGGTGGCCAGCGCGGAGTAG
- a CDS encoding ABC transporter substrate-binding protein, whose translation MTGDRKPSAINNAAATKASPKKLNRRKFLAKTGGVLAAGAFGAVPLRGWAADPINIGALYPTTGSMAQIGVGCVAAAKLAVDMVNEAGGIKSLGGAKLNLIVSDVQSDTTVTRTETDRLITGNKLSAIHGCYASALTLIASEVCERAKVPIITGSSSDQLNKGRTYTFTPFARASQFAKAQLQMAKLVSEQAKVAVIFENTAFGTSTSNGLKELASGEGVEIVMFEPYSAGFTDASPLINKVKASGANTLFSLSYLNDLILIVRTVKQVGLNIAINGGSGGFVMPDFYKNVGNAAEGLQGVAHWNHDVSEDAQKVNVEFKKRTGEFAFEYAGGLVAQTFMLADALERAASADPKKVREALSTLDVSSGFAAMAPGGKVKFGPDGKNVYGRPVGVQWQNTDLVSVFPKEDARAPLMKT comes from the coding sequence ATGACAGGGGACCGCAAGCCGTCGGCCATTAATAATGCCGCAGCGACCAAAGCCTCACCAAAGAAGCTGAACCGCCGCAAATTCCTCGCCAAAACCGGCGGCGTGCTGGCGGCAGGCGCGTTCGGCGCCGTTCCGCTGCGCGGCTGGGCGGCCGATCCGATCAACATCGGCGCGCTCTATCCGACCACCGGCAGCATGGCGCAGATCGGCGTCGGCTGCGTGGCTGCGGCCAAGCTCGCGGTCGACATGGTCAACGAGGCCGGCGGCATCAAGTCGCTCGGCGGCGCCAAGCTCAACCTCATCGTCTCGGACGTGCAGAGCGACACCACGGTGACGCGCACCGAAACCGACCGCCTGATCACCGGCAACAAGCTGTCGGCGATCCATGGTTGCTATGCCAGCGCGCTGACCTTGATCGCGAGCGAAGTCTGCGAACGGGCAAAGGTTCCGATCATCACCGGATCGAGCTCAGATCAGCTCAACAAGGGGCGCACCTACACCTTCACGCCGTTCGCGCGCGCTTCGCAATTCGCCAAGGCACAGCTGCAGATGGCCAAGCTGGTCAGCGAGCAGGCCAAGGTCGCCGTGATTTTCGAGAACACCGCGTTCGGCACCTCGACCTCGAACGGGCTGAAGGAGCTCGCGTCGGGCGAAGGCGTCGAGATCGTGATGTTCGAGCCCTACTCGGCCGGCTTCACCGACGCGAGCCCGCTGATCAACAAGGTCAAGGCCTCCGGCGCCAACACGCTGTTCTCACTGTCCTATCTCAACGACCTCATCCTGATCGTGCGTACCGTGAAGCAGGTCGGGCTCAACATCGCGATCAACGGCGGCTCCGGCGGCTTCGTGATGCCGGACTTCTACAAGAATGTCGGCAATGCCGCCGAGGGCCTGCAGGGTGTCGCGCACTGGAACCACGACGTCAGCGAAGACGCGCAGAAGGTGAATGTCGAATTCAAGAAACGCACCGGCGAGTTCGCGTTCGAATATGCCGGCGGCCTGGTCGCGCAGACCTTCATGCTGGCCGACGCGCTGGAGCGCGCCGCCTCCGCCGATCCCAAGAAGGTGCGCGAGGCGCTCTCGACGCTCGATGTCTCCTCGGGGTTCGCCGCGATGGCGCCGGGCGGCAAGGTGAAGTTCGGGCCGGACGGCAAGAACGTCTACGGCCGCCCGGTCGGCGTGCAGTGGCAGAACACCGATCTCGTCAGCGTCTTCCCGAAGGAAGACGCCCGCGCCCCGCTGATGAAGACCTGA
- a CDS encoding branched-chain amino acid ABC transporter permease — protein MWETLAQAVINGLLIGGIYALVSIGVTLIFGVVKIVNFAQGEFVMIGMYISFFLATQFGIDPLVSLVVSMPVLFLAGVLIQHFLIRRVLGPNDMPQIFLTFALSLLLLNLSLMLFSANYRTVHTSYSDAAWHIGGLYIPVAKLIAFAVAMALSGLLWVFLHTTDLGRAMRAASQNRDVAMLMGINPNRVFAVAFGTALALAGAAGSLLMPFYSAYPFVGQVFVLMAFVAVVMGTLGNVMGALIASLMMGVAESLGIQFVGADSGLIVVFAMLLLTLAFRPSGLGARRGR, from the coding sequence ATGTGGGAGACACTGGCCCAGGCCGTGATCAACGGCCTGCTTATCGGCGGCATCTACGCGCTTGTCAGCATCGGCGTCACGCTGATCTTTGGCGTGGTCAAGATCGTCAACTTCGCCCAGGGCGAGTTCGTGATGATCGGGATGTATATCTCGTTCTTCCTCGCCACCCAGTTCGGCATCGATCCGCTGGTCTCGCTCGTGGTGTCGATGCCGGTGCTGTTCCTCGCCGGCGTCCTGATCCAGCATTTTCTGATCCGCAGGGTGCTGGGGCCGAACGACATGCCGCAAATCTTCCTGACCTTCGCGCTGTCGCTGTTGCTGCTCAATCTCTCGCTGATGTTGTTCAGCGCCAACTACCGCACCGTCCACACGTCCTATTCGGATGCGGCGTGGCACATCGGCGGGCTGTACATACCGGTGGCGAAACTGATCGCCTTCGCGGTCGCGATGGCGCTGAGCGGGCTGCTGTGGGTATTCCTGCACACCACCGATCTCGGCCGCGCCATGCGCGCCGCATCGCAGAACCGCGACGTCGCGATGCTGATGGGGATCAATCCCAACCGCGTGTTCGCGGTCGCGTTCGGCACTGCGCTGGCGCTCGCGGGCGCCGCCGGCTCGCTGCTGATGCCGTTCTATTCGGCCTATCCATTCGTCGGCCAGGTGTTCGTGCTGATGGCGTTCGTCGCCGTCGTGATGGGCACGCTCGGCAATGTGATGGGCGCGCTGATCGCAAGTCTGATGATGGGCGTCGCGGAATCGCTCGGCATCCAGTTCGTCGGCGCCGATTCCGGCCTGATCGTGGTGTTCGCGATGCTGCTGCTGACGCTTGCCTTCAGGCCGAGCGGGCTCGGCGCCAGGAGGGGCCGGTGA
- a CDS encoding branched-chain amino acid ABC transporter permease: MQASSSMKWLWLAIGAVVMLALPQLVTSSFAVDIFIRILLFSFIGVAWNLMGGYAKQLSLGHAAYFGLGAYTSTIMQVNYGISPWIGMIAGGVVAMLASLPIGWLCFRLRGPYFTIATIATAQVLMLIFLKFRDFAWGAEGTTIPNLGSAPLMMQFEEKSSYYYVVLGLLVVGLWITHRIEKSWIGYYLVAIGEDEDAAEAVGVNAPKVKRDIYMISAFLTALAGTFYTQYIYFIDPATAFSFNVSIEAALVSIVGGIGTLWGPVIGTVLLETTSALLQSWLGSSVGGIQLTVYSLILMAVILWRPTGLIGFATDIYHRTARRKPARA; encoded by the coding sequence ATGCAGGCGTCCAGCAGCATGAAATGGCTGTGGCTCGCGATCGGGGCCGTCGTCATGCTCGCCTTGCCCCAGCTCGTCACCTCGTCGTTCGCGGTCGACATCTTCATCCGCATCCTGCTGTTCTCCTTCATCGGCGTCGCCTGGAACCTGATGGGCGGCTACGCCAAGCAGCTGTCGCTCGGGCACGCCGCCTATTTCGGGCTCGGCGCCTACACCTCGACCATCATGCAGGTGAACTACGGCATCTCGCCCTGGATCGGGATGATCGCGGGCGGCGTGGTCGCGATGCTCGCAAGCCTGCCGATCGGCTGGCTCTGCTTCCGCCTGCGCGGCCCCTACTTCACCATCGCCACCATCGCGACCGCCCAGGTGCTGATGCTGATCTTCCTCAAGTTCCGCGACTTTGCCTGGGGCGCCGAAGGCACCACGATCCCGAACCTCGGCAGCGCGCCGTTGATGATGCAGTTCGAGGAGAAGTCGTCTTACTATTACGTCGTGCTCGGCCTGCTCGTGGTCGGGCTGTGGATCACCCACAGAATCGAGAAATCCTGGATCGGGTACTATCTCGTCGCGATCGGCGAGGATGAGGACGCGGCCGAAGCGGTCGGAGTCAACGCGCCGAAGGTCAAGCGCGACATCTACATGATCAGCGCGTTCCTGACCGCACTCGCGGGGACGTTCTACACGCAGTACATCTACTTCATCGATCCGGCGACCGCGTTCAGCTTCAATGTCTCGATCGAGGCGGCGCTGGTGTCGATTGTCGGCGGCATCGGCACGCTGTGGGGACCGGTGATCGGCACCGTGCTGCTGGAGACCACGTCGGCGCTGCTGCAGAGCTGGCTCGGAAGCTCGGTGGGCGGCATCCAGCTCACGGTCTACAGTCTGATCCTGATGGCTGTGATCCTGTGGCGGCCGACCGGGCTGATCGGGTTCGCGACCGATATCTATCACCGCACCGCCCGGCGCAAGCCGGCGCGTGCCTGA
- a CDS encoding ABC transporter ATP-binding protein has product MAEALVIKGLSKRFGGLRAVQDVSFTVQENETVALIGPNGAGKTTSFHLITGFHRPDSGSVVAFGHEVVGLRPHDVCALGLARTFQVAKPFGAMTVLANVMTGAFLRDRHIAAARNKAREAIEFVGLGAKEQTPAKDLTTIDQRRLEMARALATQPRILLLDEVMAGLNPAEIDQAVALVKKLSASGLTIVIVEHVMRAIMAVARHIVVLDHGQKIAEGAPKEIVENPEVIRAYLGSYVHPPAQGDDHA; this is encoded by the coding sequence ATGGCAGAAGCACTGGTCATCAAGGGTCTCAGCAAGCGCTTCGGCGGCCTGCGCGCCGTGCAGGACGTCAGCTTCACAGTGCAGGAGAACGAGACGGTCGCGCTGATCGGGCCGAACGGCGCCGGCAAGACCACGAGCTTTCACCTGATCACCGGATTTCACCGGCCGGATTCCGGCTCGGTGGTCGCCTTCGGCCACGAGGTCGTGGGGCTCAGGCCGCACGATGTCTGCGCGCTCGGCCTTGCCCGCACCTTCCAGGTGGCCAAGCCGTTCGGCGCGATGACCGTGCTCGCCAATGTGATGACCGGCGCGTTCCTGCGCGACCGCCATATCGCGGCCGCGCGCAACAAGGCGCGCGAGGCGATCGAGTTTGTCGGCCTCGGCGCCAAAGAGCAGACGCCGGCCAAGGACCTCACCACCATCGACCAGCGCCGGCTGGAAATGGCCCGCGCGCTGGCAACGCAGCCCAGGATTCTGCTGCTCGATGAGGTGATGGCCGGACTCAACCCGGCCGAGATCGACCAGGCGGTCGCGCTGGTGAAGAAGCTCTCCGCCAGCGGCCTGACCATCGTGATCGTCGAGCATGTGATGCGCGCGATCATGGCGGTGGCCCGCCACATCGTGGTGCTCGACCACGGCCAGAAGATCGCCGAGGGCGCGCCGAAGGAGATCGTGGAGAATCCGGAAGTGATCCGCGCCTATCTCGGCTCCTATGTGCATCCGCCGGCGCAGGGAGACGATCATGCTTGA
- a CDS encoding ABC transporter ATP-binding protein → MLELSRVSASYGSVPAITDVSISIGEGEAVGLLGANGAGKSTTLRAVSGLVKLFAGKVTFDGVDLATLPPYRIPELGIAHVPEGRQVFPEMTVQENLEIGAYTPKAKADRARTMELVYSIFPRLADRRKQLAGTMSGGEQQMVAVGRGLMLKPRLLMLDEPSLGLAPVMTDVTFEKIGEIHKMGTAILLVEQNVSRALSLVQRAYVLESGNVIMQGSSAELAGNKQVQAAYLGI, encoded by the coding sequence ATGCTTGAGCTCTCCCGCGTCAGCGCCAGCTACGGCTCGGTCCCTGCCATCACCGATGTCAGCATCTCCATTGGCGAAGGCGAAGCCGTCGGCCTGCTCGGTGCCAATGGCGCCGGCAAGAGCACGACGCTGCGCGCCGTCTCCGGCCTCGTCAAACTGTTCGCCGGCAAGGTCACCTTCGACGGCGTCGACCTCGCGACGCTGCCGCCCTACCGGATTCCCGAGCTCGGCATCGCACACGTCCCGGAGGGCCGTCAGGTGTTCCCGGAGATGACGGTGCAGGAGAATCTCGAGATCGGCGCCTATACGCCGAAAGCCAAGGCCGATCGCGCCCGCACGATGGAGCTCGTCTACAGCATCTTCCCGCGGCTCGCCGACCGCAGGAAACAGCTCGCCGGCACCATGAGCGGCGGCGAGCAGCAGATGGTCGCGGTCGGCCGCGGGCTGATGCTGAAGCCCCGCCTCTTGATGCTCGACGAGCCGTCGCTCGGCCTGGCCCCCGTGATGACCGACGTCACCTTCGAGAAGATCGGTGAAATCCACAAGATGGGCACCGCGATCCTGCTGGTCGAGCAGAATGTCAGCCGCGCGCTGTCGCTGGTGCAGCGCGCCTATGTGCTGGAGAGCGGCAACGTGATCATGCAGGGCTCGAGCGCGGAGCTCGCGGGCAACAAGCAGGTGCAGGCGGCATATCTCGGGATTTGA
- a CDS encoding alkyl/aryl-sulfatase, with protein MTQPTAGEASHEAPKAASAPVIAQHAATLKALPFADTRDFDDAARGFLGTIENARVTSAQGRVVWSLEPYGFLSEEKAPATVDPSLWRQSRLNMHHGLFEVVPGVYQVRGLDIANMTLIEGDKGVIVVDTLTSIEGARAAMELYFRHRGKRPVAAVIFTHTHTDHWGGARGVLDDAMLAAGVPILAPNFFMEHAVSENIIAGPAMLRRAQYQFGPFLAKGVRGHVDCGLGKTMAAGGVALLRPTDLIIATGDRRVIDGVEFEFQMAPNSEAPAEMHFFIPRYKLLNLAENCTHNFHNLLPFRGADVRDALAWSKYLGEALQMWGGKAEAMCGQHHWPVWGQARIDSMIREQRDLYKYAHDQTIRLMNHGLNAAEIAETIRLPQSLEGAWHGRGYYGHIRHNVKAIYQKYLGWYDANPVNLDPLPPVEAGKKYVEYMGGADAILTRAAADFAKGEFRFVAQAVSHLVFAEPDNQAARSLLADTFEQLGYAAESSTWRNAYLFGAQELRQGMPKTPARSPMPRETLAALRTEQLWDVLGIRLNGPKAEGKRIVLNWSFTDTGETFVLNLENSALTYVRGAQAADAQASFTLARSVLDEVIAKLTTFQDAVDAGRIKASGEPQRLGELMALMDEFPRMFEIVEPKRTAVT; from the coding sequence ATGACCCAGCCAACCGCAGGTGAAGCGTCGCACGAAGCACCGAAGGCGGCGTCCGCGCCGGTCATCGCCCAGCACGCGGCGACGCTGAAGGCGCTGCCCTTCGCCGACACCAGGGACTTCGACGACGCCGCGCGCGGCTTTCTCGGCACCATCGAGAACGCACGCGTCACCTCGGCCCAGGGCAGGGTGGTCTGGAGTCTGGAGCCTTACGGATTCCTGTCGGAGGAGAAGGCGCCCGCGACCGTCGATCCAAGCCTGTGGCGGCAGTCGCGGCTCAACATGCATCACGGCCTGTTCGAGGTGGTGCCGGGCGTCTACCAGGTGCGCGGCCTGGACATCGCCAACATGACGCTGATCGAGGGTGACAAGGGCGTCATCGTGGTCGACACGCTGACCTCGATCGAGGGCGCGCGCGCCGCGATGGAATTGTACTTCCGGCATCGCGGCAAGCGGCCGGTCGCCGCCGTGATCTTCACGCATACCCACACCGACCATTGGGGCGGTGCGCGCGGTGTGCTCGACGACGCCATGCTGGCGGCGGGCGTGCCGATTCTCGCGCCGAACTTCTTCATGGAGCACGCGGTCTCCGAGAACATCATCGCGGGGCCGGCGATGCTGCGCCGTGCGCAATACCAGTTCGGGCCGTTCCTCGCCAAGGGCGTGCGCGGCCACGTTGATTGCGGCCTCGGCAAGACCATGGCGGCGGGCGGCGTAGCGCTGCTGCGGCCGACCGATTTGATCATTGCGACCGGCGACAGGCGCGTGATCGACGGCGTCGAGTTCGAATTCCAGATGGCGCCGAACAGCGAGGCGCCGGCGGAGATGCATTTCTTCATCCCGCGCTACAAGCTGTTGAACCTCGCGGAGAACTGCACGCATAATTTCCACAATCTGCTGCCGTTCCGCGGCGCCGATGTGCGCGATGCGCTGGCGTGGTCGAAATATCTCGGCGAGGCGCTGCAGATGTGGGGCGGCAAGGCGGAAGCGATGTGCGGCCAGCACCACTGGCCGGTGTGGGGGCAGGCGCGGATCGACAGCATGATCCGCGAGCAGCGCGACCTCTACAAATACGCCCATGACCAGACCATCCGGCTGATGAACCACGGGCTCAACGCGGCCGAGATCGCCGAGACGATCCGGCTGCCGCAGAGTCTGGAGGGCGCCTGGCACGGCCGCGGCTATTACGGCCACATCAGGCACAATGTGAAGGCGATCTACCAGAAATATCTCGGCTGGTACGACGCCAATCCGGTCAATCTCGATCCGCTGCCGCCGGTCGAGGCCGGCAAGAAATATGTCGAGTATATGGGCGGCGCCGACGCGATCCTGACACGCGCCGCGGCGGACTTTGCCAAGGGCGAATTCCGGTTCGTGGCGCAGGCCGTCAGTCATCTCGTGTTCGCCGAGCCTGATAATCAGGCCGCGCGTTCGCTCCTCGCCGATACGTTCGAGCAGCTCGGCTACGCCGCGGAAAGCTCGACCTGGCGCAACGCCTATCTGTTCGGCGCGCAGGAGCTGCGGCAGGGCATGCCGAAGACGCCGGCGCGCTCGCCGATGCCGCGCGAGACGCTGGCTGCGCTGCGCACTGAGCAGCTCTGGGACGTACTCGGCATCCGCCTCAACGGCCCCAAAGCCGAAGGCAAGCGCATCGTGCTGAACTGGAGCTTCACCGATACCGGCGAGACCTTCGTGCTCAATCTCGAGAATTCCGCCCTGACCTACGTGAGGGGTGCGCAGGCGGCCGATGCGCAGGCCAGCTTCACGCTGGCGCGCAGCGTGCTCGACGAGGTCATCGCCAAGCTGACCACGTTCCAGGACGCCGTCGATGCCGGCAGGATCAAGGCATCCGGCGAGCCGCAGCGGCTCGGTGAATTGATGGCGCTGATGGATGAATTTCCACGGATGTTCGAGATCGTCGAGCCGAAGCGGACGGCGGTGACGTAG